A region of Oxyura jamaicensis isolate SHBP4307 breed ruddy duck chromosome 9, BPBGC_Ojam_1.0, whole genome shotgun sequence DNA encodes the following proteins:
- the RAP2B gene encoding ras-related protein Rap-2b, with the protein MREYKVVVLGSGGVGKSALTVQFVTGSFIEKYDPTIEDFYRKEIEVDSSPSVLEILDTAGTEQFASMRDLYIKNGQGFILVYSLVNQQSFQDIKPMRDQIIRVKRYERVPMILVGNKVDLEGEREVSFGEGKALAEEWSCPFMETSAKNKASVDELFAEIVRQMNYASQPNGDEQCCAACAIL; encoded by the coding sequence ATGCGGGAGTACaaggtggtggtgctgggctcGGGCGGCGTGGGCAAGTCCGCCCTCACCGTCCAGTTCGTGACCGGCTCGTTCATCGAGAAGTACGACCCCACCATCGAGGACTTCTACCGCAAGGAGATCGAGGTGGACTCCTCGCCGTCGGTGCTGGAGATCCTGGACACGGCGGGCACCGAGCAGTTCGCCTCCATGCGGGACCTCTACATCAAGAACGGGCAGGGCTTCATCCTGGTCTACAGCCTGGTCAACCAGCAGAGCTTCCAGGACATCAAGCCCATGCGGGACCAGATCATCCGCGTCAAGAGGTACGAGCGGGTGCCCATGATCCTGGTGGGCAACAAGGTGGACCTGGAGGGCGAGCGGGAGGTCTCCTTCGGGGAAGGCAAGGCGCTGGCCGAGGAGTGGAGCTGCCCCTTCATGGAGACCTCGGCCAAAAACAAAGCCTCGGTGGACGAGCTCTTCGCCGAGATCGTCAGGCAGATGAACTACGCCTCGCAGCCCAACGGGGACGAGCAGTGCTGCGCCGCCTGCGCCATCCTCTGA